One stretch of Cryomorphaceae bacterium 1068 DNA includes these proteins:
- a CDS encoding sulfurtransferase gives MKTSLHPLLSASDLEALLDSTDLILIDAGAGAPAKESYAKRHIKGAIYIDLNEDLSEIKEDAADGGRHPLPTATDFGNMLGKVGIRQGSHVVIYDDKGGANAAARLWWMLRSIGHEKAQVLNGGLQAAEHQGLPVNDAKDKVESTEAYPVTDWQWPTSTIDEVERSSITRQSVIIDVREAYRYKGESEPIDLVAGHIPGAVNIPLQENLDENGLFLSPSLLRKKYGAILHEYDATIHCGSGVTACHTILALVSAGFKIPKLYVGSWSEWSRNGKPIGKEI, from the coding sequence ATGAAAACCAGCTTACACCCACTCTTATCAGCTTCCGACCTGGAGGCACTTCTTGACTCAACTGATCTTATATTAATCGATGCGGGGGCAGGCGCTCCTGCCAAGGAATCATACGCTAAGAGGCACATCAAAGGAGCGATATACATTGATTTGAACGAAGATCTCTCTGAAATAAAAGAAGATGCAGCTGATGGTGGCCGACATCCTTTGCCTACAGCAACCGACTTTGGAAATATGCTGGGGAAGGTAGGAATTAGGCAAGGTAGCCATGTGGTGATCTACGACGATAAAGGCGGAGCAAATGCCGCTGCACGTTTATGGTGGATGCTGCGCTCCATCGGACACGAAAAAGCACAAGTGCTCAACGGCGGACTCCAAGCCGCCGAGCATCAAGGCTTGCCGGTCAACGATGCGAAGGACAAGGTCGAATCCACAGAAGCTTATCCCGTAACCGATTGGCAATGGCCTACCTCGACTATTGATGAGGTTGAAAGATCTTCCATCACCCGCCAATCAGTGATCATCGACGTGCGCGAAGCGTATCGCTACAAAGGTGAGTCGGAGCCTATCGATCTAGTAGCCGGACATATTCCCGGAGCGGTCAATATTCCCCTGCAAGAAAATTTGGACGAGAACGGTCTGTTCCTGTCGCCATCATTGCTTCGAAAAAAGTACGGAGCCATTCTGCATGAATACGATGCCACCATCCACTGCGGATCGGGCGTAACGGCTTGCCACACCATACTGGCCCTGGTTTCCGCAGGATTTAAGATCCCCAAACTTTACGTAGGTAGCTGGAGCGAGTGGAGCCGAAATGGAAAGCCGATCGGGAAAGAGATTTGA
- a CDS encoding M24 family metallopeptidase encodes MNTTLQNLIEAERKAELLFQAIEGRRLVEAGKTEKQLNEAVFALADELLGIKKFWHKRIVRAGKNTLLPYHDNPPDLTIQDDDILFFDFGPIFEEWEADLGKTYVIGKDERKHKLKRDVELAWHEGKAYYDQYKDSLTGADFYQYTSELAKKYGWDYGNIHCGHLIGKFPHEKIVGEDEINYIHPNNHKKMSALDQNGHERFWIYEIHLIDRELEIGGFFEQLLS; translated from the coding sequence TTGAATACCACCCTCCAAAACCTGATCGAAGCAGAGCGCAAAGCTGAGCTGCTCTTCCAAGCCATTGAAGGCCGCCGGCTCGTTGAGGCGGGAAAAACAGAGAAACAACTCAACGAAGCGGTATTCGCATTGGCCGACGAACTCCTTGGCATCAAGAAGTTCTGGCACAAGCGCATCGTACGGGCCGGTAAGAATACCCTATTGCCTTACCACGACAATCCGCCCGACCTCACCATCCAAGACGACGATATCCTCTTCTTCGACTTCGGGCCAATCTTCGAAGAGTGGGAAGCCGATTTGGGCAAGACCTACGTTATCGGAAAGGACGAGCGAAAGCACAAACTAAAACGAGATGTAGAACTGGCTTGGCACGAAGGTAAAGCCTACTACGATCAATACAAAGATTCCTTGACGGGAGCCGACTTTTACCAATACACTTCCGAATTGGCCAAGAAGTATGGCTGGGATTATGGCAATATCCACTGTGGACACTTGATTGGTAAGTTCCCGCATGAGAAGATAGTAGGAGAGGACGAGATCAATTATATCCATCCCAATAACCACAAGAAAATGAGTGCCCTCGACCAAAACGGTCATGAGCGGTTTTGGATTTACGAGATCCACCTGATCGATCGAGAGTTGGAGATCGGCGGGTTTTTTGAGCAACTGCTTTCTTAA
- a CDS encoding SDR family NAD(P)-dependent oxidoreductase: MSTTIETKHLPTVIADHSQDMTGKVIVITGTTSGTGYICAREVAKKGAKVVLLNRKSERAEKAIKELQSEVPDGQFESIECDLQSFSSVEDAIAWIKSKYDVIDALVNNAGVMALEDRATADGYDVQMQTNVLSHFLLTKELFPLIAKSKEGRIVNHSSGARLGGPLQSEYFGKNGGNLGGDGTEEENFQFQGPRWERYHQTKLANAVFTYVLKDKLEQADIKNVMALLAHPGLALTQLQVTSASTGGMDKDAEFMNQAQSAEDGAAGIIRAAMDPEAESGNFYGPAAGWSGFPEVLTPEELLYNPENIQTFWEGCEKAVGTFEF, from the coding sequence ATGTCTACTACCATAGAAACCAAACACCTCCCTACAGTCATTGCCGACCACTCCCAAGACATGACCGGCAAGGTCATTGTCATAACGGGTACCACCTCAGGCACGGGATACATCTGTGCCCGCGAAGTAGCCAAGAAAGGGGCGAAGGTGGTTCTCCTCAATCGGAAAAGTGAGCGCGCGGAAAAGGCGATCAAAGAACTCCAATCTGAAGTTCCCGATGGTCAATTCGAATCCATTGAATGCGACTTGCAAAGTTTTTCCAGCGTCGAAGATGCCATTGCATGGATCAAGTCCAAATACGACGTTATTGATGCATTGGTCAACAATGCAGGAGTGATGGCTTTGGAAGACAGAGCCACTGCTGATGGGTACGACGTACAGATGCAAACCAACGTGCTTTCGCACTTTTTACTCACCAAAGAGCTCTTTCCACTAATTGCGAAAAGCAAAGAAGGGAGAATCGTGAATCACAGCTCGGGAGCGCGACTTGGAGGTCCGCTACAGAGCGAATACTTCGGGAAGAACGGTGGCAACCTCGGTGGTGACGGAACTGAAGAAGAAAACTTTCAGTTTCAAGGTCCGCGGTGGGAGCGCTACCACCAAACTAAATTGGCCAATGCCGTCTTTACTTACGTCCTTAAGGATAAGTTGGAGCAGGCAGACATAAAGAATGTGATGGCACTTCTTGCTCATCCTGGTTTGGCCCTCACGCAGCTTCAAGTCACATCAGCCTCTACGGGTGGAATGGACAAAGACGCTGAATTTATGAACCAAGCCCAATCTGCAGAAGATGGTGCAGCGGGCATTATCAGAGCCGCCATGGACCCCGAGGCCGAGTCGGGAAACTTCTACGGTCCTGCGGCAGGATGGAGCGGATTCCCCGAGGTGTTAACTCCTGAAGAGTTGCTCTATAACCCCGAGAATATTCAAACCTTTTGGGAAGGCTGCGAAAAAGCCGTGGGAACCTTTGAGTTTTAG
- a CDS encoding DEAD/DEAH box helicase, translated as MVENGMQTFEDFKIKKQLFNAIADLGFEKPTPIQLESYSAILAGRDFVGIAQTGTGKTMAYLLPILQDLKYSEQPHPRILILVPTRELVIQIVKEIEKLTAYLSVRTLGVYGGTNINTQKKAIVEGLDIIVGTPRRLYDLALTNVLRLNSVKKLVIDEADIMLDFGYKTQLRNIFDYLPSKRQNILFSATMTTYVDELIDGFLVNPEKKTISISGTPLDTISQEAYSVPNFYTKVNLLNHLLADKEAYGKVLIFVATRVAADRLFETLEFGSELALIHSGKEQNYRSKSIERFEDGTSRILIATDVISRGIDIEKVGTVISFDTPHYPENYIHRIGRTGRAEQEGRSILLHREKETDQKGAIESLMNYSIPVTPFPMEVQVTTQLTPEEKPKIEEPVESPHKDLSIAVGPSFHEKSAKNSKEKATEKAYHRKLKEKYKKPQKRGDKIQNRKKKGR; from the coding sequence ATGGTAGAGAACGGCATGCAAACCTTCGAAGATTTCAAGATCAAAAAGCAATTGTTTAATGCCATTGCTGACTTAGGTTTTGAGAAACCGACGCCCATTCAGTTGGAGTCGTATTCAGCGATTTTGGCAGGGCGCGATTTTGTGGGAATCGCCCAAACGGGAACAGGTAAAACCATGGCCTACTTGCTTCCCATCTTGCAAGACTTAAAGTATTCCGAACAGCCCCACCCGCGGATTTTGATATTGGTGCCCACCAGAGAGTTGGTGATCCAAATCGTAAAGGAAATTGAAAAACTAACGGCCTACCTGAGTGTGCGGACGCTGGGCGTATACGGAGGTACAAATATCAACACGCAGAAAAAAGCAATAGTAGAGGGCCTCGATATCATAGTGGGTACACCGCGACGACTCTATGACTTGGCGCTCACCAATGTTTTGCGACTCAATTCTGTCAAAAAGCTAGTGATTGATGAGGCAGACATCATGCTCGACTTTGGCTACAAGACTCAGCTGAGAAACATCTTTGATTACCTGCCATCGAAAAGGCAAAACATACTCTTCTCGGCCACGATGACCACTTATGTTGATGAATTGATCGATGGTTTTCTTGTCAATCCCGAGAAGAAAACGATCTCTATCAGCGGAACGCCTTTGGACACCATCAGCCAAGAGGCTTATTCGGTGCCCAATTTTTACACCAAGGTCAACTTGCTGAATCATCTCCTGGCAGACAAGGAGGCTTACGGCAAGGTTTTGATCTTTGTAGCTACCAGGGTGGCCGCCGACCGACTTTTCGAAACTTTGGAGTTCGGTTCTGAGTTGGCGCTTATTCACTCGGGGAAAGAGCAGAACTACCGCAGCAAATCCATTGAGCGATTTGAAGACGGCACAAGCAGAATCCTGATAGCTACTGATGTGATATCAAGAGGAATTGACATCGAGAAGGTGGGCACCGTCATCAGTTTCGACACACCACACTACCCCGAAAACTACATTCACCGCATCGGCCGTACGGGAAGGGCAGAGCAGGAGGGAAGGTCCATACTCTTACACAGGGAGAAAGAGACAGACCAGAAGGGAGCCATCGAAAGCTTGATGAATTACTCCATTCCCGTCACCCCATTTCCCATGGAGGTGCAGGTAACCACCCAACTCACTCCCGAAGAAAAGCCCAAGATCGAGGAGCCCGTTGAGTCGCCACACAAGGATTTATCCATTGCCGTGGGGCCCTCATTTCACGAGAAGTCGGCCAAGAATAGCAAAGAAAAAGCCACCGAGAAGGCTTACCACCGCAAGTTGAAGGAGAAGTACAAGAAGCCCCAGAAGCGCGGTGACAAGATTCAAAACAGGAAGAAGAAGGGGAGGTAA
- a CDS encoding diacylglycerol kinase family protein, with translation MKKRLHSFKYAFEGFRTLLKEEPNSRIHLVAAAIAIAAGFFFGITQSEWIALLFAIGFVFAMELLNSAIENLSDLVSPEKNSFIKKAKDQAAAAVLISAIVSFGIGLIIFIPKIILLMEVMS, from the coding sequence TTGAAGAAAAGACTCCATAGTTTTAAATATGCCTTTGAGGGGTTTAGAACGCTTCTTAAGGAAGAACCGAATTCAAGAATTCACCTCGTGGCTGCTGCAATTGCTATTGCTGCGGGTTTCTTTTTTGGCATAACACAATCGGAATGGATCGCATTACTCTTCGCGATAGGCTTTGTGTTTGCCATGGAGTTGTTGAATAGCGCCATTGAGAATCTTTCGGATCTGGTTTCTCCGGAGAAAAACAGTTTTATCAAAAAAGCCAAAGACCAAGCCGCTGCAGCAGTTCTGATCTCGGCGATTGTATCCTTTGGAATTGGTTTGATTATTTTCATTCCAAAAATCATCTTACTGATGGAGGTGATGAGTTAG
- a CDS encoding 2-isopropylmalate synthase, with protein sequence MSVEKVQIFDTTLRDGEQVPGCKLDTAQKLVIARRLDELGVDIIEAGFPISSPGDFKSVQAIAKTVKNATVCGLSRAVKSDIEAAARALEHAVKPRIHTGIGTSDSHIKHKFNATREEVVERAIEAVAYAKSFVDDVEFYAEDAGRTDNEFLAYICSQAIAAGATVLNIPDTTGYCLPHDYGAKIKYLKENVVGIEKAIISCHCHNDLGLATANSISGVMNGARQIECTINGIGERAGNTSLEEVVMVLRQHPLLNLDTGVKSKLLYGTSTMVSEIMGIPVQPNKAIVGANAFAHSSGIHQDGMIKNRETYEIINPTDVGVSDSAIILTARSGRAALAYRAKKLGYELTKLQLDDVYEEFLEFADRLREVEDENIHQIMENCLSPVKKMA encoded by the coding sequence ATGAGTGTAGAGAAAGTTCAAATTTTTGACACTACCCTACGGGATGGAGAGCAGGTACCGGGTTGTAAACTAGATACAGCGCAAAAGTTGGTTATAGCTCGAAGGCTTGATGAATTAGGAGTAGATATAATAGAAGCAGGTTTTCCTATTTCCAGTCCCGGAGATTTTAAGTCAGTTCAGGCCATTGCCAAGACAGTAAAGAACGCCACCGTTTGTGGGCTATCAAGAGCGGTAAAGAGTGATATAGAAGCAGCAGCAAGAGCACTTGAACATGCCGTAAAGCCACGCATCCACACAGGTATTGGAACGTCAGACTCTCATATCAAGCACAAATTCAATGCAACGCGAGAGGAAGTTGTGGAAAGAGCCATAGAAGCCGTTGCTTATGCGAAGTCCTTTGTAGATGATGTGGAGTTTTACGCAGAAGATGCAGGTCGTACCGACAATGAATTTCTGGCGTATATCTGTTCTCAAGCCATTGCAGCAGGAGCTACAGTATTGAATATTCCCGATACTACGGGCTATTGCCTTCCCCATGATTATGGGGCTAAAATCAAATACTTAAAAGAGAATGTGGTAGGGATTGAGAAAGCAATTATCTCTTGCCATTGCCATAATGATTTAGGTTTGGCTACAGCCAATTCCATTTCAGGGGTGATGAATGGAGCGAGGCAAATCGAATGCACCATAAACGGAATAGGGGAGAGAGCCGGAAATACATCTTTAGAAGAGGTAGTCATGGTACTTCGTCAGCATCCCCTTTTGAATTTGGATACGGGAGTAAAATCTAAACTGCTCTACGGCACCAGTACCATGGTTTCTGAGATTATGGGCATACCCGTGCAGCCGAATAAGGCCATTGTCGGTGCAAATGCTTTTGCGCACAGCTCGGGCATTCACCAAGATGGAATGATCAAGAATCGCGAGACTTACGAAATCATTAATCCTACAGATGTTGGGGTTTCCGATTCTGCTATCATCCTTACTGCTCGCAGTGGACGTGCTGCACTGGCTTACAGAGCCAAGAAGTTAGGCTACGAATTGACCAAGCTCCAGCTAGATGATGTCTATGAGGAATTTCTGGAATTTGCAGACCGTCTGCGTGAGGTAGAAGATGAAAACATTCATCAAATCATGGAAAACTGCCTGAGTCCGGTTAAGAAAATGGCCTGA
- a CDS encoding YceI family protein, with amino-acid sequence MKKFKTLIPAGLILVLSAYTTIESTNWVIADGHAINFSGTDAEGVFASMSGDVQWDEADLTASTCALKIDVNSINTGNGMKNKHAKSDKWFDAETYPYIEFISDTFTKTASGYEATGTLKMRGIEKEVTIPFTFEDDTFKAMFSVNRLDYEIGSMKGMMKKVSNEIKLDVSIPVTKN; translated from the coding sequence ATGAAAAAGTTCAAAACCCTTATTCCGGCAGGTTTAATCCTCGTGCTATCAGCTTATACTACTATTGAGTCCACCAACTGGGTCATTGCGGACGGACATGCCATAAACTTTTCGGGAACTGATGCTGAAGGTGTATTTGCCTCCATGTCAGGAGATGTTCAATGGGATGAAGCCGATTTGACGGCATCGACTTGTGCACTTAAAATCGATGTAAACTCCATCAATACGGGCAATGGAATGAAAAACAAACACGCCAAAAGCGATAAGTGGTTTGATGCCGAAACATATCCCTACATTGAATTCATATCCGACACCTTCACAAAAACCGCATCAGGTTATGAAGCTACCGGTACCCTGAAAATGCGCGGAATCGAAAAAGAAGTAACCATTCCATTCACTTTTGAAGACGATACCTTCAAGGCCATGTTTTCGGTCAATCGCCTGGATTATGAAATAGGCAGCATGAAAGGCATGATGAAGAAGGTGTCCAACGAGATTAAACTCGATGTGTCTATTCCCGTAACTAAAAATTAA